Proteins encoded within one genomic window of Phototrophicus methaneseepsis:
- a CDS encoding pentapeptide repeat-containing protein, translating into MANHNYNPEQDEPEEFGQDFGQDFGEDFEPDFEAGVADEIHESIDEIRDDINAAVDEAIRAGGDIRNLGDQISNMVNEALNASLGGKRKHGHQSWITPPTPPTPPTPPTPPVPPTPMGFAYSFSVDDEDMPEFDVRAMLKILRALTALNRTLEGALVTKTFKGTGNMVRQQYQRLYQRAVEMLPDDDVLADLQAEFEDVDDEEELVAQVRAAVGQLTSYLEEVMKAERRRRRQTGESGSWDEVRNLGQRLQDQILSLTKGSIMRALDNVTVNYDLEIGGKRYTNMEGENLTGANLEGGDYAGHDLEHANMTGANLINANFSEANLESSLLVGANMTGANFSNANLEGCRLTGANGHRVNFSDANLEDSDLSGANFSNAIFANANLEDVNLTGARLQKANFQGSNLEDAKMQSANAQHADFRNANLSDVNMTAANLTGSNFDDANAEDVSFKHANLSGASFKNAELSDADFTGANLSKVDFTGANLEDATMPDRRRYREGDDLSKFGAFREDDTPKAKRKAKVPGEGPQDNIDELDDWRGANLRGQNLRGRDMQGRNLSGAILTQTDMREVNLEGAFLTGALLIGTQLRGANLYRADLTGANLAGADLRGAELSLANMRNANLGGANLDGANLEGAVMPDGSTYGPDTDMSLFGGITNL; encoded by the coding sequence ATGGCAAACCACAATTACAACCCTGAACAGGATGAACCGGAAGAGTTCGGCCAGGATTTTGGTCAGGACTTCGGTGAAGACTTTGAGCCGGATTTTGAGGCAGGGGTCGCAGATGAGATTCACGAATCCATTGATGAGATTCGGGATGACATCAACGCGGCTGTCGATGAAGCGATTCGTGCAGGTGGCGATATCCGTAACCTGGGCGATCAAATCAGCAACATGGTGAATGAGGCACTCAATGCTTCTCTGGGTGGCAAGCGTAAACACGGCCATCAATCCTGGATTACGCCCCCGACGCCGCCAACACCTCCAACCCCGCCGACGCCTCCGGTCCCACCAACGCCGATGGGCTTTGCCTACTCGTTCTCGGTGGATGATGAGGATATGCCGGAGTTCGATGTCCGGGCGATGTTAAAGATTCTCCGTGCTTTGACGGCCTTAAATCGCACCTTGGAAGGCGCGTTAGTGACGAAGACCTTTAAGGGGACGGGCAATATGGTCCGCCAACAGTATCAGCGCCTTTACCAGCGTGCTGTTGAGATGCTGCCGGATGATGATGTGCTGGCAGATTTACAGGCGGAATTTGAAGACGTTGACGATGAAGAAGAGCTTGTTGCCCAGGTACGCGCTGCAGTGGGCCAGCTCACCAGCTACCTGGAAGAAGTGATGAAAGCTGAGCGTCGCCGCCGCCGCCAGACTGGCGAAAGTGGCAGTTGGGATGAAGTGCGCAACCTGGGCCAGCGCTTACAGGATCAAATCCTATCGCTGACGAAAGGGTCCATTATGCGCGCCCTGGATAACGTCACGGTCAACTATGACCTGGAAATTGGCGGCAAGCGCTATACCAACATGGAAGGTGAGAATCTGACGGGGGCCAACCTGGAAGGTGGCGATTATGCCGGACATGATCTGGAACACGCCAATATGACGGGCGCGAACCTCATCAATGCCAACTTCTCAGAGGCCAACCTTGAAAGTTCCCTGCTCGTTGGTGCCAATATGACCGGCGCGAACTTCTCCAATGCGAACCTGGAAGGCTGCCGACTGACAGGCGCGAATGGGCATCGTGTCAATTTCTCCGACGCGAACCTGGAAGATAGCGACCTGAGCGGAGCGAATTTTTCGAATGCCATTTTCGCAAATGCGAACCTGGAAGATGTGAACCTGACAGGGGCACGCCTCCAGAAAGCAAATTTCCAGGGGTCCAACCTTGAAGACGCCAAGATGCAATCTGCCAATGCACAGCACGCAGATTTCCGGAATGCGAACCTCAGCGATGTGAACATGACCGCCGCAAACCTGACGGGCTCGAATTTTGACGATGCGAATGCGGAAGATGTGAGCTTTAAGCATGCCAATCTCAGCGGCGCATCCTTTAAAAATGCCGAGCTATCCGATGCGGATTTCACCGGGGCGAATTTGTCCAAAGTGGATTTCACCGGGGCGAACCTGGAAGACGCCACGATGCCGGATCGCCGCCGCTATCGTGAGGGCGATGACCTGAGCAAGTTCGGGGCCTTCAGAGAAGATGATACGCCCAAGGCGAAGCGTAAGGCCAAAGTGCCGGGCGAAGGGCCACAAGATAACATCGATGAATTGGATGATTGGCGTGGGGCCAACCTGCGCGGGCAAAATCTACGCGGGCGCGATATGCAGGGGCGTAACCTCAGCGGTGCGATCCTGACGCAAACGGACATGCGCGAAGTCAATCTGGAAGGCGCATTCCTGACAGGCGCGTTGCTCATCGGCACACAATTACGCGGGGCGAATCTCTATCGTGCGGATCTCACCGGGGCGAACCTGGCAGGCGCAGACCTGCGCGGTGCTGAACTGAGTTTAGCCAATATGCGTAACGCCAATCTGGGTGGGGCGAACCTGGATGGCGCAAACCTTGAAGGCGCTGTGATGCCGGATGGCAGCACCTATGGCCCGGATACAGATATGAGCCTGTTTGGTGGTATCACCAACCTCTAG
- a CDS encoding RNA polymerase sigma factor has protein sequence MTDDLEQDLLREAQGGDMTAYEDLQLLLEPEIRRYVRRMVNNPYVEDDIMQDVFIRFYMNMHNIDPVSSLRPYIFRIARNRCYDEFRRYGRTDEMSLDDEPIQMRVSFTEAHRVPKPDDITHWMLLQLEVREAIDNLPETQREALILYSEEQMSYAEIAEIMDCSIGTVKSRLYYAKKNLRGLLRPETVDVLDEEFGNSPSRSNNSSNNNTGSEPQHEEEQKNGKPQLQP, from the coding sequence GTGACTGACGATCTGGAACAAGATTTATTGCGTGAGGCTCAGGGTGGTGATATGACCGCCTATGAGGACTTACAGCTGCTATTGGAGCCAGAGATACGCCGATATGTACGGCGTATGGTGAACAATCCATATGTCGAGGACGATATTATGCAGGATGTGTTCATCCGTTTTTATATGAACATGCACAATATCGACCCGGTCAGCAGCTTACGCCCTTATATCTTCCGCATCGCAAGGAATCGCTGTTACGATGAGTTCCGCCGCTACGGGCGCACCGATGAAATGTCACTGGATGATGAGCCGATCCAAATGCGCGTCTCCTTTACAGAAGCGCACCGGGTCCCTAAACCGGACGACATCACACACTGGATGCTGCTCCAGCTAGAAGTTCGTGAGGCGATTGATAATCTGCCAGAGACACAGCGCGAAGCGCTCATTCTCTATAGTGAAGAGCAGATGTCTTATGCGGAAATTGCAGAAATCATGGATTGTAGTATCGGTACCGTGAAGTCTCGCCTGTACTACGCCAAAAAGAATTTGCGCGGCCTGCTGCGGCCAGAGACCGTCGACGTATTGGATGAAGAATTCGGTAACAGTCCGTCGCGCAGCAACAACAGCAGCAACAACAACACAGGATCAGAACCTCAACATGAGGAGGAACAGAAAAATGGCAAACCACAATTACAACCCTGA